The following are encoded in a window of Methanobrevibacter ruminantium M1 genomic DNA:
- a CDS encoding 30S ribosomal protein S15 yields MARPDWIMYSNEEIEEFIVKFKREGKTASQIGIILRDQYGIPSVKEVTGEKITEILRRNGHADEYPEDLMNLIRRAVNIRDHLEENPKDLHGRRGLTIIESRIRRLGRYYAANGQLPEGWRYDPTKAALLVK; encoded by the coding sequence ATGGCAAGACCAGATTGGATTATGTATTCTAATGAAGAAATCGAAGAATTTATTGTTAAGTTTAAAAGAGAAGGTAAAACTGCAAGTCAAATTGGTATTATCTTAAGAGACCAATACGGAATTCCTAGCGTTAAGGAAGTAACCGGTGAGAAGATCACTGAAATCTTAAGAAGAAACGGACATGCAGATGAATATCCTGAAGATTTAATGAACTTAATTAGAAGAGCAGTAAATATCAGAGATCATTTAGAAGAAAACCCAAAAGACCTTCATGGTAGAAGAGGATTAACTATCATTGAATCTAGAATTCGTAGATTAGGTAGATACTATGCGGCAAATGGCCAATTACCAGAAGGATGGAGATACGATCCAACAAAAGCAGCACTTCTCGTCAAATAA
- a CDS encoding XTP/dITP diphosphatase, giving the protein MITFITGNEHKVIEAENIFQIFGVKLEHIDLGYMEPQGTLEDVSKFGAKYACQELNRPVIVEDAGLFIRALNGFPGTYSSYVQDSLGNENILKLMDGIDDRYAEFRSVIGYCAPNSEPKVFLGRVKGQIAHEERGNLGFAFDPIFLVPEEGKTFGELTTEEKNQFSHRRNSLEKFINWYVSQDDE; this is encoded by the coding sequence ATGATAACATTTATAACTGGGAACGAACATAAAGTAATAGAAGCAGAGAATATTTTTCAAATTTTTGGTGTTAAACTCGAGCATATTGATTTAGGTTACATGGAACCTCAAGGAACCCTTGAGGATGTTTCTAAATTTGGTGCAAAATATGCTTGCCAAGAATTAAATAGACCTGTGATTGTGGAAGATGCTGGTTTATTCATAAGAGCTTTAAACGGTTTTCCAGGAACTTATTCATCTTATGTGCAAGATTCACTTGGAAATGAAAATATTTTAAAACTTATGGATGGAATTGACGATAGATACGCTGAATTCAGGTCAGTTATTGGGTATTGCGCTCCCAATTCTGAGCCCAAGGTCTTTTTAGGGCGTGTCAAAGGTCAAATCGCTCATGAAGAAAGAGGCAATCTAGGCTTTGCTTTTGATCCGATATTTTTAGTGCCGGAAGAGGGCAAGACCTTTGGAGAGCTTACTACTGAAGAGAAAAATCAGTTTTCACATAGAAGAAACTCTTTAGAGAAATTTATCAATTGGTATGTAAGCCAAGATGATGAATAA
- a CDS encoding bifunctional N(6)-L-threonylcarbamoyladenine synthase/serine/threonine protein kinase: MISLGIEGTAEKTGIGIVDSDGNVLAMAGKQLYPEVGGIHPREAAEHHAKWIPQLIPQAMEEAGLDYKDIDLISFSQGPGLGPALRIVASSARSLALSLGIPIVGVNHCIGHVEIGKLDTGAKNPVTLYVSGGNSQVIAYESGRYRIFGETLDIAIGNCLDHFGRETGLGHPGGPVVEKLAKDGSYIDLPYVVKGMDFSFSGLLSSALRAHENGERIEDICFSLQETAFAMLVEVTERALAHTEKDEVLLCGGVSANSRLRDMMKIMAEEHYAKFYMPEMKYSGDNGVMIAWLGQLMYDNFGPLDIKDTAIIQRFRTDEVDAPWVDNRKEKLNLPEELKAKGAESDIFEAKWLGMDAIVKQRVSKSYRIREIDDKIRRQRTKSEAKILSDVKKTGIRSPILYDINLDEKYIVMEKLNGPLVKDVMHKLDYDKRKELSYAIGENIRLFHDGDIIHGDLTGSNMILLSDDSNDSNDDFSKSDDDFNNGVNLDNLDFANNLAIFDFGLGKYSDLLEDKAADLLVLKKSFQSIDYDIANECFNWILESYGSDKIIDNIADIESRGRYTH; encoded by the coding sequence GTGATATCTTTAGGAATTGAAGGAACTGCAGAAAAGACGGGGATTGGAATTGTAGACAGTGATGGAAATGTATTGGCTATGGCTGGAAAGCAATTGTACCCTGAAGTTGGAGGGATTCATCCACGTGAAGCTGCTGAACATCATGCTAAATGGATTCCACAGCTAATTCCACAGGCAATGGAAGAGGCAGGCCTTGATTATAAGGATATTGACTTAATCTCATTTTCACAAGGGCCTGGACTTGGTCCTGCACTTAGAATCGTAGCAAGCTCTGCTAGAAGTCTTGCCCTTAGCTTAGGAATTCCTATTGTGGGAGTTAATCACTGCATTGGCCATGTGGAGATAGGAAAGCTTGATACTGGGGCAAAAAACCCTGTAACATTATATGTAAGCGGTGGAAACAGTCAAGTCATTGCATATGAATCTGGCAGATACCGTATTTTTGGAGAGACTTTAGACATTGCAATAGGAAACTGTCTTGATCACTTTGGCCGTGAGACCGGCCTTGGACATCCTGGAGGCCCTGTTGTTGAAAAGCTTGCTAAAGATGGTTCTTATATTGATTTGCCTTATGTTGTAAAGGGCATGGACTTTTCTTTCTCTGGACTTTTATCCTCTGCACTTCGTGCCCATGAGAATGGTGAGAGAATAGAGGATATTTGCTTTTCCCTTCAGGAAACTGCATTTGCAATGCTTGTTGAGGTAACAGAGCGTGCACTGGCTCATACTGAAAAGGATGAGGTTCTATTGTGTGGAGGAGTTTCAGCAAACAGCAGGCTTAGGGACATGATGAAGATTATGGCAGAAGAGCATTATGCTAAGTTCTATATGCCTGAAATGAAATATTCTGGGGACAATGGTGTAATGATTGCTTGGCTAGGTCAATTGATGTATGATAACTTCGGTCCACTTGACATTAAGGACACTGCAATCATACAAAGGTTCAGGACTGACGAAGTGGATGCTCCTTGGGTAGATAACAGAAAGGAAAAGTTAAATCTTCCAGAAGAATTAAAGGCAAAGGGTGCCGAATCTGATATTTTTGAAGCAAAATGGCTTGGAATGGACGCTATTGTAAAGCAAAGGGTCTCTAAATCATATAGGATAAGAGAAATTGATGATAAGATAAGAAGGCAAAGAACTAAAAGCGAAGCTAAAATCCTTTCAGATGTTAAAAAGACAGGTATAAGAAGCCCTATTTTGTATGATATCAATTTGGATGAGAAATATATAGTTATGGAAAAGCTAAATGGACCTCTTGTTAAGGATGTGATGCATAAATTGGATTATGATAAAAGGAAGGAATTATCTTATGCAATTGGGGAAAACATTAGATTATTCCATGATGGAGACATAATCCATGGAGATTTGACTGGTTCTAATATGATCTTGTTAAGCGATGATTCTAATGACTCTAATGATGATTTCTCTAAATCTGATGACGATTTCAATAATGGCGTTAATTTAGATAATCTTGATTTTGCAAACAATTTAGCTATTTTTGACTTCGGCCTTGGAAAGTATTCAGATTTATTGGAAGATAAGGCAGCAGACCTCTTGGTTTTAAAGAAATCATTCCAAAGCATAGATTATGATATAGCAAATGAATGCTTTAATTGGATATTGGAATCTTATGGTTCCGATAAGATAATTGATAATATTGCAGATATTGAAAGCAGGGGCAGATATACTCATTGA
- the cobT gene encoding nicotinate mononucleotide-dependent phosphoribosyltransferase CobT: MIEGLKTYGSDKIVDELKDLKNPIFICTIATTETSKIPGLTGAGATPELTKYTPAGDAELILEGEVKCMKDIPQTVIGEVVTPTPSMITKGSLALCDCPVMVLDAGSEIKAQTDVFDISDGKHGMDIRTGKAVEDSEELFEKGYSLGEILSEKHGYIVVGESLPAGTTTALGVLVGLGYDAKGKVSGCMNTNPHEMKNELVDEGLKNAGIVPSKDNNPFDVVNAVGDPMLPAVAGLIMGSSVPVVLAGGTQLTAACAIVKALDDEFDFSNTCLATTSFVVKDETANILDIISQIDDITVNAVNPNFEISKVEGLKNYTKGYIKEGAGAGGAMFLALLLGNDINSIRESIEDACS, from the coding sequence ATGATTGAAGGATTAAAGACATACGGCTCAGATAAAATCGTAGATGAACTTAAAGACTTAAAGAATCCTATTTTTATATGTACAATAGCTACAACAGAAACATCTAAAATCCCAGGACTTACAGGAGCAGGAGCTACTCCAGAACTGACCAAATACACACCTGCAGGGGATGCAGAGCTTATCCTAGAGGGAGAGGTCAAATGCATGAAGGACATACCACAGACCGTCATCGGAGAGGTTGTCACTCCAACTCCTTCCATGATTACAAAAGGTTCCCTTGCCCTATGCGACTGTCCGGTTATGGTTCTTGATGCCGGAAGCGAAATAAAGGCACAAACTGATGTATTTGACATTAGCGACGGAAAGCATGGAATGGACATACGCACTGGAAAGGCTGTCGAAGACTCAGAGGAACTCTTTGAAAAAGGATACTCTCTAGGAGAGATTTTATCTGAAAAGCATGGATATATCGTTGTTGGAGAAAGCTTACCAGCAGGGACAACCACTGCCCTTGGAGTATTAGTTGGCCTCGGATATGATGCGAAAGGAAAGGTAAGCGGATGCATGAACACCAATCCACATGAGATGAAAAATGAGCTTGTTGATGAAGGATTAAAGAATGCAGGGATTGTTCCAAGCAAGGACAATAATCCATTTGATGTTGTCAACGCTGTTGGAGATCCTATGCTTCCAGCAGTTGCAGGACTTATAATGGGTTCCAGTGTGCCTGTAGTTTTAGCTGGAGGAACTCAGCTAACTGCAGCTTGCGCAATAGTTAAGGCATTGGATGATGAATTCGACTTTTCAAACACCTGTCTTGCTACAACATCCTTTGTTGTAAAGGATGAGACTGCTAATATTCTTGATATAATCAGCCAGATAGATGATATAACTGTAAATGCAGTTAATCCAAACTTTGAAATATCCAAAGTTGAAGGATTGAAGAATTATACTAAAGGATATATAAAAGAAGGTGCAGGAGCTGGCGGAGCAATGTTTTTAGCTCTTCTTTTAGGCAATGACATTAATAGCATTAGAGAATCCATAGAGGATGCATGCAGTTAA
- a CDS encoding LSM domain-containing protein has product MANDNFQVNKQFAKFKGKNVLIGLKNWEEVEGKIITIDNFLNLVLDDGNGLKVIKGGKVAFISIQE; this is encoded by the coding sequence ATGGCTAATGATAATTTTCAAGTAAACAAGCAATTTGCTAAATTTAAAGGTAAAAATGTCCTTATAGGACTAAAGAATTGGGAAGAAGTTGAAGGAAAAATTATCACCATTGATAACTTTTTAAATTTAGTCTTAGATGATGGAAATGGTTTAAAAGTTATTAAAGGTGGAAAAGTAGCATTTATTTCTATTCAAGAATAA
- the surE gene encoding 5'/3'-nucleotidase SurE, translated as MKILLSNDDGVNASGILAAKHAVEDLGDAIIVAPSNQQSGIGHALTLFEPLRVNKVILADNDIGYGVSGTPTDAVTIALFELLDECPDLAISGINTGMNTGKAELTTSGTLGAAIETATFNIPTIAVSQHVSDDDLKFDEGEIEIDFSSSVKVLRELVKKIIKDGFPKGIDILNLNVPSHPDSYEPVICPLGDRMYWPVVEKRHDPRGREYYWINGDEYVGNPKDSDIDILNQNIPTITPLTLDMTHNMDYLREWYG; from the coding sequence ATGAAAATTTTATTATCTAACGATGACGGTGTAAACGCTTCTGGAATTCTTGCTGCAAAGCATGCAGTTGAAGACTTGGGAGATGCAATTATTGTTGCACCATCTAATCAGCAAAGCGGAATTGGGCATGCATTAACTCTTTTTGAACCATTAAGAGTAAATAAGGTTATTTTAGCCGACAATGACATTGGATATGGAGTTTCTGGAACTCCGACTGACGCTGTAACAATCGCTCTTTTCGAGCTTCTTGACGAATGTCCTGATTTGGCCATATCTGGAATAAACACTGGTATGAACACTGGTAAGGCAGAGCTAACCACTTCCGGCACTTTAGGAGCTGCCATCGAAACAGCCACATTCAATATTCCGACAATTGCAGTAAGCCAGCATGTTTCAGATGATGACTTGAAGTTTGATGAAGGGGAAATAGAGATAGATTTTTCATCTAGCGTCAAGGTCTTAAGGGAGCTTGTAAAAAAGATAATCAAAGACGGCTTTCCTAAAGGCATAGACATTTTAAATCTTAATGTTCCTAGCCATCCTGATTCCTATGAGCCTGTGATTTGCCCTTTAGGAGATAGGATGTATTGGCCGGTTGTAGAGAAAAGACATGATCCAAGAGGCAGGGAGTATTATTGGATTAATGGAGATGAATATGTGGGAAACCCTAAAGATTCAGATATTGATATTTTAAATCAGAATATACCTACAATCACTCCTTTGACTTTGGACATGACTCATAATATGGATTATTTAAGAGAGTGGTATGGTTAG
- a CDS encoding thymidylate synthase, with product MLSIGQCYLEFVNKILKEGKETYKDSDHHLKEYLGNYYYIDDPLDLKFRAKYQHMTPELMLEEIKKGRYDIDACPIKGDALYEYVKSFEIRDDQGFVYTYPNRILEHFGVDQFEVMKERILTATGSNRAVAVTYDPKLDHDREDIPCLQFVQMLVRDGELTIHVIFRSNDIFGAFYSNMFFICYMGIKMKEEVNKEIMGEKLNFGGIHYHSTSGHIYNNDMRAARKLISANKAALK from the coding sequence ATGTTATCTATTGGTCAATGTTACTTAGAATTTGTTAATAAAATCCTTAAGGAAGGTAAAGAAACCTATAAGGACAGCGATCATCATCTTAAGGAATATCTTGGTAATTATTACTATATTGATGATCCTCTTGACTTGAAATTCAGAGCTAAATATCAGCATATGACTCCAGAGCTTATGTTAGAGGAAATCAAGAAGGGAAGATATGATATTGACGCCTGTCCAATTAAAGGTGATGCTTTATATGAATATGTAAAGTCTTTTGAAATAAGAGACGATCAGGGCTTTGTCTATACTTATCCTAATCGTATCCTTGAGCATTTTGGTGTAGATCAGTTTGAAGTTATGAAAGAGAGAATCCTAACAGCTACAGGAAGTAACAGAGCTGTTGCTGTAACCTACGATCCTAAATTGGACCATGATAGGGAAGACATTCCATGTCTCCAGTTTGTACAGATGCTTGTTAGGGATGGGGAATTGACTATCCATGTAATATTCCGTTCCAATGACATCTTTGGAGCATTCTACTCAAATATGTTCTTCATATGTTATATGGGAATAAAGATGAAAGAGGAAGTCAATAAGGAGATTATGGGAGAGAAATTGAACTTTGGCGGTATCCATTATCACTCTACCTCAGGGCATATCTATAATAATGATATGAGGGCTGCTAGGAAGTTGATTTCTGCTAATAAGGCTGCTCTTAAATAG
- a CDS encoding branched-chain amino acid transaminase encodes MAFDENGKVWMDGEFVALKDAKISVLSHVIHYGSAVFEGIRCYETENGPAVFRLQDHVHRLFDSAKIYKMDIPFTEEEICDAIIETIKVNNLKSCYIRPITYRGFGELGVNPLNCPVETTIAVWEWGAYIGEEEMEQGANIGISTWRKPAPGTLPVLAKAAANYMNSQLANLEAGEHGYDEAIQLDYHGHVAEGSGENIFIVEKGKIVTPDLGSSILQGITRDSIMTIAKDLGYEVSQETISRERLYLADEVFFTGSAAEVTPIRAIDNRQIGIGSRGPVTKELQEKYFDAVNGRSEDIHNWLTYVE; translated from the coding sequence ATGGCATTTGATGAAAATGGTAAAGTATGGATGGATGGGGAATTTGTTGCATTAAAAGATGCTAAAATCAGCGTTCTTTCCCACGTAATCCATTATGGATCTGCTGTATTTGAAGGAATTAGATGTTACGAAACTGAAAACGGACCTGCAGTATTCCGTCTTCAAGATCATGTACACAGATTATTTGATTCTGCTAAAATCTATAAGATGGACATTCCATTTACTGAAGAGGAAATCTGTGACGCTATCATAGAAACAATCAAAGTAAACAACTTAAAAAGCTGTTACATTCGTCCAATAACCTACAGAGGATTTGGCGAATTAGGTGTAAACCCATTAAACTGTCCTGTTGAAACCACCATTGCTGTATGGGAATGGGGGGCATACATAGGAGAAGAAGAAATGGAACAAGGTGCAAACATTGGTATTTCCACCTGGAGAAAACCAGCACCAGGTACCTTACCTGTTCTTGCAAAGGCTGCAGCTAACTATATGAACTCTCAGCTTGCAAACCTTGAAGCAGGTGAACACGGCTACGATGAAGCAATTCAATTAGACTACCACGGCCATGTTGCAGAAGGAAGTGGAGAAAACATATTCATAGTTGAAAAAGGCAAGATCGTAACCCCTGACTTAGGCTCTTCCATCCTTCAAGGAATCACTAGAGACAGCATTATGACCATTGCTAAAGACTTAGGATATGAAGTCTCCCAAGAAACCATCTCAAGAGAAAGGTTATACCTTGCAGATGAAGTATTCTTCACCGGAAGCGCTGCTGAAGTTACTCCAATCCGTGCAATAGACAACAGACAAATTGGAATCGGATCAAGAGGCCCTGTAACTAAAGAGTTACAAGAAAAATACTTCGACGCAGTAAACGGAAGAAGCGAAGACATTCATAACTGGTTAACTTATGTTGAATAG
- a CDS encoding undecaprenyl-diphosphate phosphatase, whose protein sequence is MDILQAIIIGLVQGLTEFLPVSSSAHLIFIQQALGLSNVPLAFDVLLHVGTLVAVFVYFFSDIIQMIQGFFYSLLDLRDGNFIPEIRRDPYKKLAWLTIIATIPVGVVGILFNDIIEEMFTGLTIPAFLLLITGCLLYVSQRMNSGKIDVQNITIKEALLMGCGQAIAVLPGLSRSGTTIAAGLFAGLDKEFAAKFSFILSIPAILGAAVVQLKDLSGGNIEIGACLVGFIVAVISGYFAISFLLKIVREKSLDIFAYYCWIVGVIVLVGSILL, encoded by the coding sequence ATGGATATTTTACAAGCAATAATCATTGGACTTGTCCAAGGATTAACTGAATTTCTACCTGTAAGTAGTTCTGCTCATTTAATATTTATTCAACAAGCATTAGGATTAAGCAATGTTCCACTTGCCTTTGATGTCTTATTGCATGTAGGAACCCTTGTAGCAGTATTTGTATACTTCTTTAGCGATATTATTCAAATGATTCAAGGATTCTTCTATAGCCTATTGGATTTAAGGGATGGAAATTTCATTCCAGAAATCAGAAGGGACCCTTATAAGAAGCTTGCATGGCTTACAATCATTGCCACAATCCCTGTTGGAGTTGTAGGAATCCTATTCAATGACATTATAGAGGAAATGTTTACAGGATTGACCATACCTGCATTCTTGCTTCTTATAACAGGATGTCTTTTATATGTATCCCAAAGAATGAACAGTGGAAAAATTGATGTTCAAAACATAACCATCAAAGAAGCATTGCTTATGGGATGCGGACAGGCAATAGCAGTATTGCCAGGTCTTTCACGTTCAGGAACCACAATAGCTGCCGGATTATTTGCAGGACTAGACAAGGAATTTGCTGCCAAATTCAGCTTTATCCTATCAATTCCAGCAATCTTAGGTGCTGCTGTAGTTCAATTGAAAGATCTAAGCGGAGGCAATATAGAGATTGGTGCATGTTTAGTTGGATTTATCGTAGCAGTCATTTCAGGATACTTTGCAATTAGCTTCTTGCTTAAGATAGTAAGGGAAAAGAGCTTAGACATATTTGCTTACTATTGTTGGATAGTAGGAGTAATTGTTTTGGTTGGGAGTATTCTTTTATAG
- a CDS encoding methanogenesis marker 12 protein gives MVYVGMDHGTTGISFAIMDDEKVLDVFKISREDSKAGRVSAIEELSKRIDLEDIDLMIITYAMGDGISTILPMEKVENRGILSIGGAGKVTGGGTSVYSEIENANLPVLMIPGLHKDCDWLDPLFRAAYSHHASPEKVSIVYNAYLETQWENMVVADISSNSVDLLIEDGKIKGAIDACCGAMGIVHGPLDLEMIRDIDEGKRTANECFSHAGAVKIANVDNKVALMKDELLEMYSKGDERAVLAIDTMIMTVAMEIAGLIAVSKNEIDGIVLTGSMGSMKEPVDFEAGLNKYFKNKYETRIISSESGAIGAAQIARDIFNGKRDIMGIKVDY, from the coding sequence ATGGTATATGTAGGTATGGATCATGGAACTACTGGGATTTCATTTGCTATAATGGATGATGAGAAAGTTCTTGATGTTTTTAAGATATCTAGAGAAGATAGTAAGGCTGGAAGAGTTTCAGCTATTGAAGAATTGTCTAAACGCATTGATTTAGAAGATATTGACTTAATGATTATTACTTATGCTATGGGAGATGGAATAAGCACTATTCTTCCTATGGAAAAGGTTGAAAATAGAGGAATACTCTCCATTGGAGGTGCCGGCAAGGTAACTGGAGGGGGAACATCTGTCTATAGTGAGATAGAGAATGCTAATCTTCCGGTTTTAATGATTCCAGGTTTGCATAAGGATTGTGATTGGCTTGACCCATTGTTTAGGGCAGCATATTCCCACCATGCAAGTCCTGAAAAGGTAAGCATTGTATATAATGCCTATCTTGAGACCCAATGGGAGAATATGGTAGTGGCTGACATCAGCTCCAATAGTGTTGACCTTCTTATTGAGGATGGCAAGATCAAGGGAGCCATTGATGCCTGTTGCGGTGCAATGGGTATTGTTCATGGGCCATTGGACCTTGAAATGATTAGAGACATTGATGAGGGAAAAAGAACTGCCAATGAATGTTTCTCACATGCAGGAGCTGTTAAGATAGCTAATGTTGATAATAAGGTTGCATTGATGAAGGATGAGCTATTGGAAATGTATTCCAAAGGGGACGAGAGGGCTGTTTTGGCTATTGACACAATGATTATGACTGTGGCTATGGAGATTGCAGGTCTTATTGCAGTTAGCAAGAATGAGATAGATGGAATTGTTCTTACAGGTTCTATGGGTTCTATGAAAGAGCCTGTTGACTTTGAGGCTGGATTGAATAAGTACTTTAAGAATAAGTATGAGACTAGGATTATTTCATCTGAATCTGGAGCTATCGGTGCAGCACAGATAGCAAGAGACATCTTCAATGGAAAAAGAGATATTATGGGTATAAAAGTGGACTATTAG
- the ilvC gene encoding ketol-acid reductoisomerase — MKMYYDDDVDAEVVADKTIAVIGYGSQGRGQSRNMADSGLNVIVGLREGGSSWQKAIDDGMNVKTIEEAAEAADIIHILLPDETQEKVYKEQIAPYVEAGNTISFSHGYNIHFGLIQPGEDVNIVMFAPKGPGSRVRTTYLEGFGIPGLVAIEQDATGDALQLALGMAKAVGLTRAGVIETTFKEETETDLFGEQTVLCGGLTALIKAGFETLVEAGYQPEIAYFETCHEVKLIVDDIYENGMAGMWHDVSNTAEYGGLTRGNRVITDATKAEMKAILGEIQDGTFKKEFADENATDAANLKEMRAAEERETIEVVGKRLRIACGLQKEDE, encoded by the coding sequence ATGAAAATGTATTATGATGACGATGTTGACGCTGAAGTTGTTGCAGATAAAACCATTGCAGTAATCGGATACGGAAGTCAAGGACGTGGTCAATCTAGAAACATGGCTGACAGCGGATTGAATGTTATTGTCGGTCTTAGAGAAGGAGGTTCATCCTGGCAAAAAGCTATTGATGATGGAATGAATGTTAAAACCATAGAAGAAGCTGCAGAAGCTGCAGACATCATTCACATCTTACTTCCAGATGAAACCCAAGAAAAAGTATATAAAGAACAAATCGCTCCTTATGTTGAAGCTGGAAACACAATTTCATTCTCTCACGGTTACAACATTCACTTTGGATTAATCCAACCTGGAGAAGACGTAAACATTGTAATGTTTGCACCAAAAGGCCCTGGTTCCAGAGTAAGAACCACTTATCTTGAAGGATTCGGAATTCCTGGTCTTGTCGCTATTGAGCAAGACGCTACTGGAGACGCATTGCAACTTGCATTAGGTATGGCAAAGGCTGTAGGCCTTACCAGAGCAGGTGTCATTGAAACCACATTTAAGGAAGAGACTGAAACAGACCTCTTTGGTGAACAGACCGTTTTATGCGGTGGTCTCACTGCACTTATCAAGGCAGGATTTGAAACTCTTGTAGAAGCTGGATACCAACCAGAAATCGCTTACTTTGAAACCTGTCACGAAGTCAAATTGATTGTAGATGACATCTATGAAAACGGTATGGCTGGAATGTGGCATGATGTAAGTAACACTGCTGAATATGGTGGATTAACCAGAGGAAACAGAGTTATCACCGATGCAACCAAAGCAGAAATGAAAGCAATCTTAGGGGAAATCCAAGACGGCACATTCAAAAAAGAGTTTGCTGATGAAAACGCTACTGACGCAGCTAACTTAAAGGAAATGAGAGCTGCTGAAGAAAGAGAAACCATTGAAGTCGTTGGTAAAAGATTAAGAATTGCTTGTGGTTTACAGAAAGAAGATGAATAA
- the ilvN gene encoding acetolactate synthase small subunit produces MREKSHVISTLVEHKPGVLQKVAGLLNRRGFNIDSITVGASEVEGLARMVFVVKGDEKVLEQVIKQLHKLVEVVKIKDLDPEYVLKRELCLVKVKTTKEKSRSEIIEYADIFKAKIIDVCDDFITMEVTGNPEKIDSFLRLLKPFGIKKIARTGPTAIARGHH; encoded by the coding sequence ATGAGGGAAAAGTCTCATGTTATTAGTACTTTGGTTGAACACAAGCCAGGTGTGCTTCAGAAAGTTGCAGGACTGTTAAACAGACGTGGATTTAACATTGACAGCATCACTGTCGGAGCATCTGAAGTTGAAGGCTTGGCCAGAATGGTTTTTGTTGTAAAAGGTGATGAAAAGGTTCTAGAACAGGTCATCAAGCAATTGCACAAGCTTGTTGAAGTTGTTAAGATTAAGGACCTTGATCCTGAATATGTTTTAAAAAGAGAGCTCTGTCTTGTTAAGGTAAAGACAACAAAGGAAAAGTCTAGATCTGAGATAATCGAGTATGCAGACATCTTCAAGGCAAAGATCATTGATGTATGTGATGATTTCATTACAATGGAGGTCACTGGCAATCCTGAGAAGATTGATTCCTTCTTGAGATTGCTTAAGCCTTTTGGAATTAAGAAGATTGCTCGTACAGGGCCTACTGCTATTGCGAGAGGGCATCACTAA